TTGCTTAATATGATTTAAATATAGATGTGTGTCAGCAAGGGTCATTGTCAACTCTCCTGCAATTTTACCTGTAATTTTTGCAACTATCTCAGTTAGTAGGGCGTAGGAAGCGATATTAAAAGGAAGTCCTAAAAAAGAATCGACAGATCTTTGGACCATGAAACAATTTAATTTTTTACCAACAACCTGAAATTGAAAATATAAGTGACATGGTGGAAGTGCCACATCTGATAAAACAGATGGGTCCCAAGCAGTCACAATTATTCTTCTCGAGTCTGAATTATTTCTAATATCGTCAATTGCGTTTTGTAGTTGATCTATTGTATCTTTTCCTCTTCCTTTCCATTTTCTCCATTGAAATCCGTATACTGGTCCTAGGTTACCGTGTTTTTTAGCAAAGCTTTTGTTTGTTTTAATTTTCTCAATAAACATAGTCATTTGATTTTGCCATTCAGGTGTATATTTTGGATATTTTTTATCTAACTTATTAGATACTAAGTATCTTTGAAATGGCCACTCGTTCCAAATATTTACATTCTTCAAAACTAGTGATCTCAAATTATTTTCTCCTCGAATAAACCATAACAGTTCCTCTTTTACCCCATGAAACCAAACCTTTTTAGTAGTAAGAAGAGGAAAACCTTTTGAAAGATCAAATTTTAACATTCTACCAAAAACTTTTTTTGTTCCAGTTCCTGTTCTATCCTTACTTGCTGTCCCATTTTTAATAATGTCTTTAAGAAGATCTATGTAAATTTTATCTGCTAAGTTTTTTTTGGCGGTTGACATTGCAACACATCATAAAATATAAAGATACTAATGAAAAGGGGAAAATTTGTAGTATTTGAAGGTGGAATGGGATGTGGAAAAACAACTCAAATTAATCTGCTTAAAAAAATATTAAAAAAGAATTGGGATTTCTATCGAGAACCTGGTGGAACTCCGTATGGAGAGAAAGTCAGGGACGCTGTTCAGGGTTTGAATGGATATAGTGTTGAAGAATATGCTGCAATGTTTGGTTATACTGCAGCTCGGGCGAATTTGATTCGGGGTTTGATTATTCCCCAGCTGGAGAAAGGTAAGAACATAATTTTAGATAGATACTGGTATTCGACTTACGCATATCAAAGTATCGAAAATGTTGCTAAGAAAGATATTCTAGAGATAAGTAAGATTTCAACCAAAGATTTAAGGCCAGATATTATTGTTCATTTTGATTTAGATCCAAAAGATGCAACTCAAAGAAAAAGCGGTAAAGATGATGCCGATAGGTATGATCTCAAAGAAATAGGTTTTCATAAAAAAGTAAGGAGAAATTATAAAGAACTTGCGA
This bacterium DNA region includes the following protein-coding sequences:
- a CDS encoding thymidylate synthase, which codes for MSTAKKNLADKIYIDLLKDIIKNGTASKDRTGTGTKKVFGRMLKFDLSKGFPLLTTKKVWFHGVKEELLWFIRGENNLRSLVLKNVNIWNEWPFQRYLVSNKLDKKYPKYTPEWQNQMTMFIEKIKTNKSFAKKHGNLGPVYGFQWRKWKGRGKDTIDQLQNAIDDIRNNSDSRRIIVTAWDPSVLSDVALPPCHLYFQFQVVGKKLNCFMVQRSVDSFLGLPFNIASYALLTEIVAKITGKIAGELTMTLADTHLYLNHIKQAKEQIKRIPRPLPTIKLNSKLKNIDKIESDWIEIIDYNPHGSIKAPISV
- the tmk gene encoding dTMP kinase → MKRGKFVVFEGGMGCGKTTQINLLKKILKKNWDFYREPGGTPYGEKVRDAVQGLNGYSVEEYAAMFGYTAARANLIRGLIIPQLEKGKNIILDRYWYSTYAYQSIENVAKKDILEISKISTKDLRPDIIVHFDLDPKDATQRKSGKDDADRYDLKEIGFHKKVRRNYKELAKIVGTKWHTIDASGTIEDIHNDTIKLLRKNKII